Within Corynebacterium timonense, the genomic segment GGACCGTCATCCGCAGCCAGCTCGTGCTCGGGCGCGACCTCATCCTGCGCTCCCTGTCGTTTCAGGTGTCGCTGCTCGCGGCGGCGGTGGTGGCCGCGCGTGTCAGCGTGGCGACGCTCGCCGCGCACCAGGTGTTGCTCCAGCTGTGGAACTTCCTCACCCTCGTCCTCGATTCCCTGGCCATCGCCGCGCAGGCGCTCACGGGGGCGGCACTCGGGGAGGGGAGAGTGGAACGGGCGCGCGAGGTGGGCGCGCGGTGCATCGCTTACTCGCTGCTGTTCGCGTGCGCCCTCGCGGGGGTGTTTGCTCTCTTCGGTGGGCCCATCCGCGGCATCTTTACGCAGGACGGCGCCGTGCTCGGCGAGCTCGTTGTGCCGTGGTGGCTGCTCATCGCCATGATCATCGTTGGCGGCGTGGTGTTCGCGCTCGACGGTGTGCTTTTGGGAGCAGGAGACGCAGCGTTTTTGCGCACGCTCACCATGTCGGCGGTGCTGCTGGGCGCGTTGCCCCTCATCGGTCTGTCCTCCGTCACGGGCTGGGGCCTGGTGGGCATCTGGGTGGGCCAGCTGGCCGCGATTCTCATCCGCCTGGCCGGGGTGGTGCAGCGCTTCCGGTCGATGAAGTGGGCGCGCACCGGCGCCGCCTAAAGGTCTGCGGCGGGAGTGCTGTGGTAGGCATAGAGGGCATGACCACGACGTTGTGGGCCGTGGCGGATCTGCACGCCGCGGTGACGGCGAACGCCCCCAAGATCCGGCAGATCCAGCCGACCGACCCGTCGGACTGGCTCATCGTTGCCGGTGACGTCGCGGAGAGATTCGAGCTGATCGTCGATGTGCTGGCTGACCTCGCCGGGCGCTTCGACACCGTAATCTGGTCCCCGGGCAACCACGAGCTGTTTTCGCGCTCGGCCGACCGCTACCGGGGCCGCGAGAAGTACGCCGCCCTGGTTCAGGCCGCGCGCGAGATCGGGGTGATCACCCCGGAGGATCCGTACCCGGTGTTCCACGGGGTGACCATCGCGCCGCTGTTTA encodes:
- a CDS encoding MATE family efflux transporter; the encoded protein is MNSDVSARRILALALPALGVLAANPLYLQLDTAVVGRLGTDELAALAAGAAVQSIVTTQLTFLSYGTTARAARLYGSGNRAAAVAEGVQASWVASVVGVVLAVLVVALARPLALFLTNDAATAAQAVPWMRVAAVGIPLTLLIMAGNGWLRAVQNTRVPLVLTLCGVVPGAVLLPLLVARYGLVGSAVANVVGVGITASLFLAALVREHDGPWGPRWTVIRSQLVLGRDLILRSLSFQVSLLAAAVVAARVSVATLAAHQVLLQLWNFLTLVLDSLAIAAQALTGAALGEGRVERAREVGARCIAYSLLFACALAGVFALFGGPIRGIFTQDGAVLGELVVPWWLLIAMIIVGGVVFALDGVLLGAGDAAFLRTLTMSAVLLGALPLIGLSSVTGWGLVGIWVGQLAAILIRLAGVVQRFRSMKWARTGAA